The following proteins come from a genomic window of Solwaraspora sp. WMMA2065:
- the meaB gene encoding methylmalonyl Co-A mutase-associated GTPase MeaB codes for MTGGRRAPAPVADYVAGVRAAAPAWLARAITLVESTRPDHRAHAQQVLVALAPYAGQARRVGVTGVPGVGKSTFIDALGSRLTGDGHRVAVLAVDPSSARSGGSILGDKTRMARLAVDPAAFVRPSPTAGTLGGVARATREAMVVVEAAGYDVVLVETVGVGQSETTVAEMVDTFLLLTLARTGDQLQGIKKGVLELADVVVVNKADGAHATEARSAARELAGALRMLRGGHDDWAVPVLTASGRDGTGLAEVWQQVTAHQDRRRASGELDRHRRQQQLRWVWAMVRDGLLDQLRGHPAVVALTPQTEKRVLAGEITPAQAAAQLLAAFTGPVDGGGDRSSGRGVTGR; via the coding sequence ATGACCGGCGGACGACGCGCGCCGGCGCCGGTGGCCGACTACGTCGCCGGAGTGCGTGCGGCGGCACCGGCGTGGCTGGCCCGGGCGATCACCCTGGTCGAGTCGACCCGGCCGGACCACCGGGCACACGCCCAGCAGGTGCTGGTGGCGCTGGCCCCGTACGCCGGGCAGGCCCGGCGGGTCGGGGTGACCGGCGTACCCGGGGTCGGCAAGTCCACCTTCATCGACGCGCTCGGGTCCCGGCTGACCGGCGACGGGCACCGGGTCGCGGTGCTGGCGGTCGACCCGTCGTCGGCCCGAAGTGGCGGCAGCATCCTCGGCGACAAGACCCGGATGGCCCGGCTGGCCGTTGACCCGGCCGCGTTCGTCCGCCCGTCGCCGACCGCCGGCACGCTCGGCGGGGTGGCCCGCGCCACCCGGGAGGCGATGGTGGTGGTGGAGGCAGCCGGCTACGACGTGGTGCTGGTGGAGACCGTCGGGGTCGGACAGTCCGAGACGACCGTTGCCGAGATGGTCGACACGTTTCTGCTGCTTACCCTGGCCCGCACCGGTGACCAGCTGCAGGGCATCAAGAAGGGTGTGCTGGAGCTCGCCGACGTCGTGGTGGTGAACAAGGCCGACGGCGCGCATGCGACGGAGGCCCGGTCCGCCGCACGTGAGCTGGCCGGGGCGTTACGGATGCTGCGCGGCGGGCACGACGACTGGGCCGTCCCGGTGCTCACCGCCAGCGGCCGGGACGGGACCGGGTTGGCCGAGGTGTGGCAGCAGGTGACCGCCCACCAGGACCGGCGGCGGGCCAGCGGGGAGCTGGACCGGCACCGCCGGCAGCAGCAGCTGCGCTGGGTCTGGGCGATGGTGCGCGACGGGTTGCTGGACCAGCTGCGCGGGCATCCGGCGGTGGTCGCGCTGACCCCGCAGACCGAGAAGCGGGTGCTCGCCGGGGAAATCACTCCCGCGCAGGCCGCGGCCCAGCTGCTGGCGGCGTTCACCGGGCCCGTCGACGGCGGGGGCGACCGGTCGAGCGGTCGGGGGGTGACCGGACGCTGA
- a CDS encoding metallophosphoesterase: MTPADVDRRAGYRSAAAYRMIDTGGGPETERGREAATVTVRQIGGDGEATGTAPTLWAISDLHIAYPENRQIVADLAAPAPQDWLIVAGDVAETIADVRWALATLRERFAEVIWSPGNHELWTTAHDPVQLRGVERYAHLVDLCRSLDVRTPEDPYLIWSGAGGPAAVAPLFTLYDYSFLPPGTGTKAEGLAYAHRTGIVCTDEAMLHPDPFPTREQWCWQRLAETERRLAEVGPQLPTVLVNHYPLVRTPMDVLHYPEFAMWCGTDRTADWHLRYRAAVMVYGHLHIPRTTVYDGVRFEEVSVGYPREWRRRLAVPGQLRRILPGPQPG, from the coding sequence GTGACCCCCGCCGACGTCGATCGGCGGGCGGGCTACCGCTCGGCGGCCGCGTACCGGATGATCGATACCGGCGGTGGACCGGAGACGGAACGCGGACGGGAGGCGGCCACGGTGACGGTACGGCAGATCGGCGGCGACGGGGAGGCCACGGGGACGGCACCGACGCTGTGGGCGATCAGCGACCTGCACATCGCGTACCCGGAGAACCGCCAGATCGTCGCCGACCTGGCGGCGCCGGCGCCGCAGGACTGGCTGATCGTCGCCGGCGACGTCGCCGAGACGATCGCCGACGTGCGGTGGGCACTGGCCACGCTGCGCGAGCGGTTCGCCGAGGTGATCTGGTCACCGGGCAACCACGAACTGTGGACCACCGCGCACGACCCGGTACAGCTGCGCGGCGTGGAGCGCTACGCGCACCTGGTCGACCTCTGCCGGTCGCTCGACGTGCGAACCCCGGAGGACCCGTACCTGATCTGGTCCGGTGCCGGCGGACCGGCGGCGGTGGCGCCGCTGTTCACCCTGTACGACTACAGCTTCCTGCCACCGGGCACCGGCACCAAGGCGGAAGGGCTCGCGTACGCACACCGCACCGGCATCGTCTGCACCGACGAGGCGATGCTGCACCCGGACCCGTTCCCGACCCGGGAGCAGTGGTGCTGGCAACGGCTGGCGGAGACCGAACGGCGCCTCGCCGAGGTGGGACCGCAGCTGCCTACCGTCCTGGTCAATCACTACCCGCTGGTGCGCACGCCAATGGACGTGCTGCACTACCCGGAGTTCGCCATGTGGTGCGGCACCGACCGGACCGCCGACTGGCACCTGCGGTACCGGGCGGCGGTGATGGTCTACGGCCACCTGCACATCCCGCGCACCACCGTCTACGACGGCGTGCGCTTCGAGGAGGTGTCGGTGGGCTACCCCCGGGAGTGGCGTCGCCGCCTGGCGGTGCCCGGCCAGCTGCGCCGGATCCTGCCCGGCCCGCAGCCGGGCTGA